The Thomasclavelia ramosa DSM 1402 genome includes a region encoding these proteins:
- a CDS encoding MBL fold metallo-hydrolase: MFKKKFFIGSLSLMFALSGIGAVQAEGDQGSKSTASKVVELDPNGNAFLTDLTDDGYAELGRYKVEKIKDNIYHWDEGTKKLPGGATDESGVTNNPSSMYFVLEEDGVLLVDLGNGSENDEDIQNAKTIVNSMTGNKPLSIIITHSHGDHTGFGRSETVFADVDVEKVYISEPDYAAAAEAITQFDSKITKVNHGDTVNIYGAPYVFNVVSAHTEGSLMITDTTHGALFTGDTFGSGFIWALFETNGGNPIAALNEGCALARTILNENPSLSILAGHRWQQFWEDNAQRPNEMSIQYFNDMAQVISGLLDGTTISQPYPEVAWAPDAIELSSNGAKAKIDTLPKYVEAYKASVNEMSEAYVYSGSDKLSIESVNAAAAATFVVYPDGNLTDEEAQKYINESGIKDIVDRAASKVYVARPANGISFTDDDVIGFETIVGKIGVSNNFKLIGIGDGATFINQNLTSYMNFVSGLALINPAQGQEVKVSVPTYLVTDDQAVINSYVKANNAGKVKDGYYENPESHYEIVVVNSDTKTSAADATKDAWNTVLEKFGRIGNYSEVYKQTATWYSRPLLSGDKEADQARKYQYFDSVDAIDNIERHVVTQDLDKDGTDSLWYEYIPEQSKDAQPGSVPVVILFHGNTNDPRTQYDTSGWAQIASEEGVILICPEWQGHTYQGYTYDPMTDDSNETPDSDVITMLKIIEEKYPQIDQSRIYISGLSAGSRNTTNAGLSDAKYFAAGAGHSGPFGASDLNKEAVAANKDKYDMPIIFFTGDGDEYCKDAFDTTELNAGLQVAQLYQELNDMEVTQVEDIKDEDAYLYGVPWTKRYTIEPTAENIAKIDVGAIENAKGVEISMARIYGWGHWNYTPDAKLMWEFMSKYARDLETGETIRLDLQEPDTPTDNPSDTPNDTEKPATQPSTSTSVKTGDSTMIAPFVIVASLSLFALVTVIKKSKAIR, translated from the coding sequence ATGTTTAAGAAAAAATTTTTTATTGGTTCCCTAAGCCTGATGTTCGCATTAAGTGGTATTGGTGCGGTACAGGCCGAAGGAGACCAAGGATCCAAATCAACAGCATCTAAAGTAGTAGAACTTGATCCAAATGGAAATGCATTTTTAACAGATCTTACTGATGATGGATATGCTGAATTAGGAAGGTACAAAGTAGAGAAAATCAAGGATAATATTTATCACTGGGATGAGGGAACAAAAAAACTTCCTGGTGGTGCAACAGATGAGAGCGGCGTAACAAATAACCCATCATCTATGTATTTTGTACTAGAAGAAGACGGTGTATTATTAGTTGATTTAGGAAATGGCTCTGAAAACGATGAAGATATTCAAAATGCAAAAACAATCGTAAATTCAATGACAGGAAATAAGCCGTTATCAATTATTATTACTCATAGTCATGGTGATCATACTGGCTTTGGACGATCAGAAACAGTATTCGCAGACGTTGACGTTGAAAAAGTATATATCAGTGAACCTGATTATGCTGCTGCCGCGGAAGCAATCACTCAATTTGATAGTAAAATCACAAAAGTTAATCATGGTGATACTGTTAACATTTATGGTGCCCCATATGTATTCAATGTTGTCAGTGCTCATACCGAAGGCTCTCTTATGATTACAGATACCACTCATGGAGCATTATTTACTGGTGATACATTTGGCAGTGGATTTATTTGGGCACTTTTTGAAACAAATGGTGGAAACCCAATTGCTGCTTTAAACGAAGGATGTGCTTTAGCTAGAACTATTTTAAATGAAAATCCTTCTCTATCTATTTTAGCTGGTCATCGCTGGCAACAATTTTGGGAAGACAATGCCCAAAGACCTAACGAAATGTCAATTCAATATTTCAACGATATGGCACAAGTTATTAGCGGTCTATTAGATGGTACAACTATTTCACAACCTTATCCAGAAGTTGCCTGGGCGCCTGATGCAATTGAGCTTTCAAGCAATGGTGCAAAGGCTAAAATAGATACATTACCAAAGTACGTTGAAGCTTACAAGGCCTCAGTTAATGAAATGAGCGAAGCCTATGTTTACAGTGGTAGCGATAAATTAAGTATTGAATCAGTCAATGCTGCCGCTGCTGCAACTTTCGTTGTTTATCCTGATGGAAATTTAACAGATGAAGAAGCACAAAAATATATTAATGAATCAGGAATAAAAGATATTGTTGATCGGGCGGCAAGCAAAGTTTATGTTGCTAGACCTGCTAATGGCATTTCTTTTACTGATGATGATGTTATAGGTTTTGAAACGATCGTAGGTAAAATTGGTGTTTCAAATAACTTTAAATTAATTGGGATTGGTGATGGAGCAACTTTCATTAATCAAAACTTAACATCTTATATGAACTTTGTATCTGGACTTGCTTTAATTAATCCAGCTCAAGGGCAAGAAGTTAAAGTATCTGTTCCTACTTACTTAGTAACTGATGATCAAGCTGTTATCAATAGTTATGTAAAAGCAAATAATGCTGGTAAGGTAAAAGATGGATATTATGAAAACCCAGAAAGTCATTATGAAATCGTTGTTGTTAATAGCGATACAAAAACAAGTGCTGCTGATGCAACAAAAGATGCATGGAATACTGTTTTAGAAAAATTTGGAAGAATTGGTAACTATAGTGAAGTCTATAAACAAACAGCAACTTGGTACTCTAGACCATTACTTTCTGGTGATAAAGAAGCTGATCAAGCAAGAAAATACCAATATTTTGATTCTGTTGATGCAATCGATAATATTGAGCGTCATGTAGTTACTCAAGATTTAGATAAAGATGGTACTGATTCATTATGGTATGAATATATTCCTGAACAATCTAAAGATGCTCAACCAGGAAGTGTCCCAGTAGTTATTCTATTCCACGGTAATACAAATGATCCTAGAACTCAATATGATACTTCAGGATGGGCACAAATAGCAAGTGAAGAAGGTGTAATCTTAATTTGTCCTGAGTGGCAAGGTCATACATATCAAGGATATACATACGATCCAATGACTGATGATTCTAATGAAACTCCTGATTCAGATGTTATTACAATGTTAAAGATCATTGAAGAGAAATATCCACAGATCGATCAATCAAGAATTTATATTTCTGGATTATCTGCCGGAAGTAGAAATACAACAAATGCCGGTCTATCAGATGCTAAATACTTTGCTGCTGGAGCTGGTCATTCCGGGCCATTCGGTGCAAGTGACTTAAATAAAGAAGCTGTTGCTGCTAATAAAGATAAATATGATATGCCAATTATTTTCTTCACTGGTGATGGTGATGAATATTGTAAAGATGCATTTGATACAACAGAATTAAATGCAGGATTACAAGTAGCTCAACTTTATCAAGAATTAAATGATATGGAAGTTACTCAAGTTGAAGACATCAAAGATGAAGATGCATATCTATATGGTGTTCCTTGGACAAAACGCTATACAATTGAGCCAACCGCTGAAAATATTGCTAAAATCGATGTTGGTGCAATTGAAAATGCCAAAGGTGTAGAAATCAGCATGGCTCGTATTTATGGTTGGGGACATTGGAACTATACTCCAGATGCTAAATTAATGTGGGAATTTATGAGTAAATATGCTCGTGATTTAGAAACTGGTGAAACAATTCGTTTGGATCTACAAGAGCCAGATACTCCTACTGATAATCCTAGTGATACTCCTAACGATACTGAAAAACCAGCAACTCAACCATCAACATCTACAAGTGTTAAAACTGGTGATTCAACAATGATTGCACCATTTGTTATTGTTGCAAGTTTATCATTATTTGCATTAGTAACTGTTATTAAAAAAAGCAAAGCAATAAGATAA